One genomic region from Fictibacillus marinisediminis encodes:
- a CDS encoding nuclear transport factor 2 family protein, giving the protein MNSTDGDTATAYVEMTSYDKMKNGHTLLQKWGGEWDLVYEDGKWKLDQAHLEKRDSNVQ; this is encoded by the coding sequence GTGAACAGTACGGACGGAGATACCGCAACAGCATATGTAGAAATGACATCCTATGATAAAATGAAGAACGGACATACATTACTACAGAAATGGGGCGGGGAATGGGATCTTGTCTATGAAGATGGCAAATGGAAACTCGATCAGGCCCATCTTGAAAAGCGGGATTCCAACG
- a CDS encoding HD-GYP domain-containing protein, whose amino-acid sequence MTISVGMELGEHIYSSRGVLLLKKGTVVNDHHIQLLSRHEIQKEEAAIRTEETSLNPKEEQTLLLSCYKNIDKNKALTNADIKMISETYLQLYKDSSLNILDINDQFQNEEYLYSHSLRVALIASTIGQMMGVNNNDQYLLPLMGLFHDVGKFLVDPAILYKPTFLTDAEFAEMKKHSLYGQELLNDTQLPKEVVTGALMHHERLDGSGYPFGLNSKNIPMLVRILSVADTFDAICSNRVYKSTQSIFYAIEELLKEANSNRLDIDIVRPFCFAVMDLLRGRKIELRNGKSANISHIFPANPNQPILCVEGYSPINLKSSGLTLFQVAKI is encoded by the coding sequence ATGACAATTTCAGTCGGAATGGAATTAGGCGAGCACATTTATTCCTCCAGAGGAGTTCTTCTATTAAAAAAGGGAACGGTTGTAAATGACCATCATATTCAGCTGCTTTCCCGGCACGAAATTCAAAAAGAAGAAGCAGCAATAAGAACAGAGGAAACAAGCCTAAATCCGAAAGAAGAACAAACGTTATTATTGTCGTGCTATAAAAATATTGATAAGAATAAAGCTTTAACCAACGCTGACATTAAGATGATAAGTGAAACCTACTTACAACTATATAAAGACTCTAGCCTTAACATTCTTGACATCAATGATCAGTTTCAGAATGAGGAATACTTATATAGTCATAGTTTAAGAGTAGCCTTGATCGCCAGTACCATTGGACAGATGATGGGTGTAAATAACAATGATCAGTATTTATTGCCTCTGATGGGATTGTTTCATGATGTGGGCAAGTTTCTCGTTGATCCAGCTATATTGTATAAACCAACGTTCCTTACCGATGCAGAATTTGCTGAGATGAAGAAGCATTCCCTTTATGGACAGGAACTTTTAAATGATACCCAATTACCAAAAGAGGTAGTTACGGGCGCCCTTATGCACCATGAGAGGCTGGATGGGTCGGGCTACCCTTTTGGCTTAAACTCAAAAAACATTCCAATGCTCGTAAGGATCCTTTCTGTGGCGGATACGTTTGATGCCATTTGCTCCAATAGGGTGTACAAAAGTACTCAATCCATCTTTTATGCCATTGAGGAGTTACTAAAAGAAGCGAATTCCAACCGCTTGGATATTGATATTGTGCGCCCTTTTTGTTTCGCGGTTATGGACTTGCTAAGGGGCAGAAAAATAGAACTGAGGAATGGGAAGAGCGCTAATATCAGCCATATTTTTCCGGCAAACCCGAATCAGCCCATTTTATGTGTAGAAGGCTATTCACCAATCAATTTAAAGAGTTCCGGGCTGACTTTGTTTCAGGTTGCTAAAATATGA
- a CDS encoding DUF5050 domain-containing protein encodes MKRSLITVFTFVLGLCLFFPYTGKAAANPTYFTAEANKTTVPGIYKSTPNGKASLVLKGAIFKPKTITSPLIKLTDTNFFQTNGKAGNKEDENIISKPIQDVQTSGKDIYYTKFLMSAMYAGSCGGGGGDILEVFKKSASGKVTKVTSDKVSSHTEQSIKVANSSLYYPKVEDQVMGNFSIVRLTLNGKSKKTLIKKVDDFWIQQNKIYVIKDEALYKMNLDGSSLKKQTDMQAKLYDASGCDEGNYMVSKNGVTAANWDKSNEIVYYQFSTGKTSKLSGGDGIIDVNLKTKKYLAFSYDDDENSAISLFDFKGKLIKKVKVFNWDNGFKLISADAIKGELLYSEGSKLKLTKF; translated from the coding sequence ATGAAAAGGTCGCTAATCACTGTTTTCACATTTGTTCTGGGTCTATGTTTATTTTTCCCTTATACCGGAAAAGCTGCTGCAAACCCAACGTACTTCACAGCAGAAGCGAACAAAACCACGGTACCTGGAATTTACAAAAGTACGCCAAATGGAAAAGCTTCTTTAGTGCTTAAAGGGGCGATTTTTAAGCCGAAAACCATTACCAGCCCTTTGATTAAACTGACGGACACAAACTTTTTTCAGACCAATGGAAAAGCTGGAAATAAGGAAGACGAAAATATTATTTCTAAACCTATCCAGGACGTTCAAACTTCCGGAAAGGACATCTATTATACAAAATTCCTGATGAGTGCCATGTATGCTGGTAGCTGCGGCGGCGGTGGCGGTGATATTTTAGAGGTCTTTAAAAAGAGTGCCAGCGGGAAAGTGACAAAGGTTACTTCTGACAAGGTTTCTTCGCACACAGAACAGTCCATCAAAGTTGCTAATTCCTCACTTTACTATCCAAAAGTTGAAGATCAAGTAATGGGGAATTTCTCAATTGTTCGCCTGACTTTAAATGGGAAAAGCAAAAAAACACTGATTAAGAAAGTGGATGACTTCTGGATTCAACAAAATAAGATTTATGTCATCAAAGATGAAGCTCTTTATAAAATGAATCTGGATGGATCAAGCCTTAAAAAACAAACAGATATGCAAGCAAAGCTCTATGATGCAAGCGGCTGTGATGAAGGAAACTATATGGTTTCAAAGAATGGCGTGACTGCAGCAAATTGGGACAAATCAAATGAAATCGTGTACTACCAATTCTCTACTGGAAAAACTTCAAAGCTTTCAGGAGGGGACGGCATCATTGATGTTAATCTAAAAACAAAAAAATATTTAGCTTTCAGTTATGACGATGATGAAAACTCCGCTATTTCGCTGTTTGATTTTAAAGGCAAATTGATTAAAAAAGTAAAAGTGTTTAATTGGGATAATGGTTTTAAATTAATTTCTGCAGATGCGATAAAAGGGGAACTGCTTTACAGCGAGGGCTCGAAATTAAAACTTACGAAATTTTAA
- a CDS encoding dihydrofolate reductase family protein: MRKLVLFLHASLDGFVEGPNGEMDIGWVSYDAELEKHAKEILSTADTVIWGRGTYQMMHNYWPSVPSNPSASQHERDHAEWIEKTSKIVFSTTLEKVEWNNSRLVKEDVEKEIKNLKEQPGKDMVILGSPRFAHYLMQLDLIDEYKITVSPVLIGSGLPLFQGLKEKINLKLIENKTFDSGAIGLVYQTVR; this comes from the coding sequence ATGAGAAAGCTCGTTCTATTTCTGCACGCATCGCTTGACGGTTTTGTAGAAGGGCCGAACGGTGAAATGGACATTGGCTGGGTTTCCTACGATGCTGAATTGGAGAAACACGCGAAAGAAATTCTGAGTACTGCCGACACTGTTATTTGGGGACGTGGGACTTATCAGATGATGCACAATTACTGGCCATCTGTGCCTTCGAACCCATCAGCTTCGCAGCATGAACGGGATCATGCCGAATGGATCGAAAAGACATCCAAAATCGTTTTTTCCACGACGCTGGAGAAAGTCGAATGGAACAATTCCAGACTGGTGAAAGAAGATGTCGAGAAAGAGATCAAGAACCTCAAAGAGCAGCCAGGCAAGGATATGGTCATCCTCGGAAGTCCTAGGTTCGCACACTACCTTATGCAGCTTGATTTAATAGATGAGTATAAAATTACGGTTTCGCCCGTCCTGATTGGCAGCGGGTTGCCGTTATTCCAAGGTCTCAAGGAGAAGATCAATCTTAAACTTATCGAAAACAAGACATTTGATTCTGGAGCCATAGGCCTCGTTTACCAGACGGTTAGATGA
- a CDS encoding 4'-phosphopantetheinyl transferase family protein, whose protein sequence is MMQIYAVPIVGFPDRYFPHLLPFVTEERKQRLFTFSRREDCLRGLLAELLIRKIASDTFAVPVKSILFELTDFGKPSLKTPLNKLHYNISHSGNWVVCITDECTVGIDIEKKNAIDLQIARQFFAQEEYDYIEGNWDEQQKQERFFEVWTAKESYIKAIGKGLSIPLNSFSTVRQGNVEGLRVFEHENWYLKTYLLDSEYALTACSQSNKFCESVQIMPIDSLVSYFLNS, encoded by the coding sequence ATGATGCAAATATACGCAGTGCCTATTGTTGGTTTTCCAGATAGATACTTCCCCCATTTACTGCCCTTTGTTACTGAGGAGAGAAAGCAAAGACTTTTTACTTTTTCACGACGTGAAGATTGCCTCCGCGGATTGCTCGCCGAGCTGCTAATTAGGAAAATTGCATCCGATACATTCGCCGTTCCTGTAAAAAGCATTTTGTTTGAATTGACTGACTTTGGAAAACCTTCTTTAAAAACTCCATTAAATAAATTGCACTATAATATCTCACATTCAGGTAACTGGGTGGTCTGCATAACTGATGAATGTACAGTTGGCATAGATATCGAAAAAAAGAATGCTATTGATTTGCAAATTGCCAGGCAGTTTTTTGCACAAGAAGAATACGACTACATTGAGGGTAATTGGGATGAACAGCAAAAACAAGAACGTTTTTTTGAAGTTTGGACAGCGAAAGAAAGCTACATTAAAGCAATCGGTAAAGGTCTTTCCATCCCATTGAACAGCTTTTCCACTGTTAGGCAGGGAAATGTTGAAGGATTGCGTGTATTTGAGCATGAGAATTGGTATCTCAAGACGTACCTATTAGATAGTGAATACGCGCTAACTGCCTGTTCGCAAAGCAATAAGTTTTGTGAAAGTGTTCAAATCATGCCAATAGATTCATTGGTTTCCTATTTCTTAAATTCTTGA
- a CDS encoding bifunctional 3-deoxy-7-phosphoheptulonate synthase/chorismate mutase translates to MSQSELDFLREKVDKINLQILEMINERGRFVQGIGKMKGNQGVYRFDPVRERKMLSVINEANNGPFEQSTIQHIFKEIFKAGLALQEDEHSKELLVSRKKKPEDTVVNVKGELIGNGTQSFIVGPCAVESYNQTAKVAEAAKKQGIRLLRGGAFKPRTSPYDFQGLGLEGLRILKQVADEYDMAVISEIVNPADIETAVQYIDVIQIGARNMQNFDLLKAAGAVKKPVLLKRGLAATLQEFMNAAEYIIAQGNDQIILCERGIRTYEKATRNTLDISAVPILKMETHLPVFVDVTHSTGRRDLLLPITKAALAIGADGVMAEVHPDPAVALSDSAQQMNIDQFNEWINALRPAAVTV, encoded by the coding sequence ATGAGCCAGTCAGAATTAGATTTTCTAAGGGAAAAAGTAGATAAAATCAATCTTCAGATTTTAGAGATGATTAATGAGCGGGGAAGATTTGTACAGGGAATTGGAAAAATGAAAGGAAATCAAGGTGTATACCGTTTTGATCCGGTGCGCGAAAGAAAAATGCTTAGTGTGATCAATGAAGCCAATAATGGACCTTTCGAACAATCTACCATCCAGCATATTTTCAAAGAGATATTCAAAGCAGGCCTTGCTCTGCAGGAGGACGAGCACAGCAAGGAACTTCTAGTATCAAGAAAAAAGAAACCAGAAGATACGGTTGTGAATGTAAAAGGAGAGCTGATTGGAAACGGTACACAATCCTTTATCGTAGGACCTTGTGCAGTGGAGAGCTACAATCAGACCGCAAAAGTTGCGGAAGCTGCAAAAAAACAGGGCATTCGTTTGCTTCGCGGAGGTGCTTTTAAACCAAGAACAAGTCCGTATGATTTCCAGGGACTTGGACTAGAAGGTTTAAGAATTCTTAAACAGGTAGCAGATGAATACGATATGGCTGTGATCAGCGAGATTGTCAATCCTGCAGACATTGAGACAGCTGTGCAATACATTGATGTTATTCAAATCGGCGCGCGCAATATGCAGAACTTTGATTTGCTGAAAGCAGCAGGGGCTGTAAAAAAACCCGTCCTTCTCAAGAGAGGTCTTGCCGCAACACTGCAGGAGTTCATGAATGCAGCTGAATACATTATTGCTCAGGGCAATGATCAAATTATTCTATGCGAGAGGGGTATCAGAACATATGAAAAAGCAACACGAAATACGCTTGATATTTCTGCTGTGCCAATTTTGAAGATGGAAACGCATTTGCCAGTTTTCGTTGATGTGACGCATTCCACAGGCCGGCGCGACCTTTTGTTGCCGATAACAAAAGCAGCGCTTGCGATTGGAGCAGACGGCGTAATGGCAGAGGTTCATCCAGATCCGGCTGTTGCTCTCTCTGACTCTGCCCAACAAATGAACATCGATCAATTCAACGAATGGATTAATGCGCTTCGTCCGGCTGCAGTTACAGTGTAA
- a CDS encoding SDR family NAD(P)-dependent oxidoreductase encodes MHTKRIAVVTGAAEGIGQASVKELQSCGCHVVQLDINFDKIAFNDDPNKTLFKVDVTKEDQVKLTFKEIFNQFGRIDILINAVGGTLHSKKIEEIEELDWNLHFDLNLKSAFYCTKFAVPYMKQAKWGRIVNISAVAGRTSTFFGGADFASVKAALIGFTRQCGFELAPYGITVNAIAPGLTLTNRVQKMWDDYSEEDKNFIIERVPIGRPSTVNEQSKAISFLCSDDASYVCGAVLDTNGAMFVG; translated from the coding sequence ATGCATACCAAAAGAATAGCTGTTGTCACAGGAGCAGCTGAAGGTATAGGTCAAGCAAGTGTCAAAGAACTGCAATCGTGTGGATGCCATGTGGTTCAATTGGATATAAATTTTGACAAAATTGCTTTCAATGATGATCCGAATAAAACATTATTTAAAGTTGACGTTACAAAAGAAGATCAAGTTAAACTAACTTTTAAAGAGATATTTAACCAATTTGGAAGAATAGATATTTTAATTAATGCTGTTGGAGGAACGTTACATTCAAAAAAAATTGAAGAAATTGAAGAACTTGATTGGAATTTACATTTTGATTTAAATCTTAAAAGTGCTTTTTATTGCACAAAATTTGCAGTTCCATATATGAAGCAAGCTAAATGGGGAAGAATCGTCAATATATCAGCAGTAGCTGGAAGAACATCTACGTTTTTTGGTGGTGCTGATTTTGCATCAGTGAAAGCAGCACTAATTGGTTTTACAAGACAATGTGGATTTGAGTTAGCCCCTTATGGAATAACAGTTAATGCTATCGCGCCAGGATTGACGTTGACAAATAGGGTACAAAAAATGTGGGATGATTATTCTGAAGAAGATAAAAACTTTATTATTGAAAGAGTTCCTATTGGTCGACCGTCCACCGTTAATGAGCAATCCAAGGCTATATCATTTTTATGTAGTGATGATGCATCATATGTTTGTGGAGCAGTGCTAGATACAAACGGGGCAATGTTCGTAGGATGA
- a CDS encoding anthranilate synthase component II: MKVLLVDAFDSFVYVIAHYYEKLGATTRVVRVNEDPLESYYNWEPDVLVLGPGPGTPSDHGYLDILSKVKDSQVVFGVCLGYQAIGEFFGWELVHAPTIEHGKKSRIIHDSKGVFSGIPSPINVVRYHSLAIENTYNVDDLVVCASTTCIDNKEVVMGIRHKTRPIEGVQFHPESIGTDFGFELIANSLNKISTLTPELI; encoded by the coding sequence ATGAAGGTCTTATTAGTAGATGCTTTTGACAGTTTTGTATACGTGATTGCACACTATTATGAAAAACTTGGTGCTACTACTAGAGTAGTAAGAGTGAATGAAGATCCTCTGGAAAGTTATTATAATTGGGAACCGGATGTTTTAGTTCTTGGTCCAGGTCCAGGCACACCTAGCGATCATGGATATTTGGATATTCTCAGTAAAGTCAAAGATAGCCAAGTAGTTTTTGGTGTGTGTTTAGGATATCAAGCAATAGGAGAATTCTTTGGCTGGGAGCTTGTACATGCCCCAACAATAGAACATGGAAAAAAATCCCGAATAATTCATGATTCTAAAGGTGTTTTTTCAGGGATTCCATCTCCAATTAATGTTGTTCGATATCACTCTTTAGCAATAGAAAACACTTATAATGTGGATGATTTAGTTGTATGTGCTTCTACTACCTGTATAGACAATAAGGAAGTAGTAATGGGCATTAGACATAAAACAAGACCGATAGAAGGTGTTCAATTTCATCCAGAAAGTATTGGAACAGATTTTGGGTTTGAGCTGATTGCCAATTCGTTAAATAAAATCTCAACACTAACACCTGAACTTATCTAA
- a CDS encoding anthranilate synthase component I family protein has translation MIQTEAINWRINEYTVSEVLTIDILRKQLLTLYPNSALFETSSGFQEVDGADTTFMVDLLFEITLVDGTWKIESKEFFNIYNDPVNVILNREGSSLWERFREITNLLNLPESFPIVFMLSYSAARFVEDIPNIKIDQAEPEVVFRVYKNVVSVDKERNLATVKSLSCDDRIIDKRKELTSFIKENYMQKSKVNWDKGKMIDVTDKEKFLQAVNHAKQYIKDGEIYQVQLCRTTFSSADIPPLELYERLSLVNPSPYMYYIELNKQHVISSSPELMIRIKDNVAQVRPIAGTMSRNDIRDTPLNEIPKESAEHLMLVDLARNDLARCALSGGLKVTNLMKLEPYGDIDHLVSTVETKIKEGIDIWDLISSNFPAGTMTGAPKVRAMEIIAELEDTPRGLYSGFGGYFTSNGEGVFALTIRTIIGNPGNYKLCAAAGIVADSIPSAEWDEAGIKTKSFAKAIDPKNKL, from the coding sequence GTGATACAAACTGAAGCAATTAATTGGAGAATTAATGAATACACAGTTTCAGAAGTATTAACTATAGACATACTTCGTAAACAACTATTAACTTTATATCCAAACTCAGCCCTTTTTGAAACAAGCAGTGGGTTTCAAGAAGTTGACGGAGCGGACACTACTTTTATGGTTGACTTGCTTTTTGAGATAACTTTAGTAGACGGAACTTGGAAAATTGAATCAAAAGAGTTTTTCAATATATATAATGACCCTGTAAATGTAATTCTAAATCGAGAAGGTTCAAGCCTATGGGAACGTTTTAGAGAGATAACTAACTTATTAAATTTGCCGGAATCTTTTCCAATAGTCTTTATGCTCTCTTATAGTGCTGCGCGATTTGTCGAAGATATACCAAATATAAAAATTGATCAGGCTGAACCCGAGGTTGTTTTTCGAGTTTACAAAAATGTTGTTTCAGTTGATAAGGAACGTAATTTAGCAACTGTTAAAAGTCTATCTTGCGATGATAGGATAATTGATAAAAGAAAAGAGTTAACGTCATTTATCAAAGAGAATTATATGCAAAAATCAAAAGTAAATTGGGATAAAGGGAAAATGATTGATGTAACAGATAAAGAAAAATTTTTACAAGCTGTCAATCATGCAAAGCAATACATTAAAGATGGAGAAATATATCAAGTACAATTGTGTCGAACTACTTTTTCAAGTGCGGATATTCCTCCATTAGAATTGTATGAACGATTGTCTTTAGTAAATCCTTCCCCGTATATGTATTATATTGAGTTAAATAAACAACATGTCATATCTTCAAGTCCAGAATTAATGATAAGAATTAAAGATAATGTAGCTCAAGTTCGTCCCATTGCAGGTACAATGTCAAGAAATGATATTAGGGATACTCCTTTAAATGAAATTCCTAAGGAATCTGCGGAACATCTCATGCTTGTTGATTTAGCAAGAAATGATTTGGCTCGTTGTGCATTATCAGGTGGCTTAAAGGTCACAAATCTAATGAAACTAGAACCTTATGGAGATATTGATCACTTGGTATCGACTGTGGAGACAAAAATAAAAGAGGGGATTGATATCTGGGATCTAATCTCTTCCAATTTTCCTGCAGGCACTATGACAGGAGCGCCAAAAGTTAGAGCAATGGAGATAATTGCTGAGCTTGAGGATACTCCACGTGGTCTATACAGTGGTTTTGGAGGATACTTTACCTCCAACGGTGAAGGAGTTTTTGCTCTTACAATTAGAACTATTATAGGAAACCCAGGAAACTATAAGTTGTGCGCAGCAGCAGGCATTGTTGCAGATTCAATTCCATCTGCAGAATGGGATGAAGCAGGTATTAAAACAAAATCTTTTGCAAAAGCAATTGATCCCAAAAACAAATTATAA
- a CDS encoding phenylacetate--CoA ligase family protein — protein sequence MSINDKWSRRINNFLDGTVTLDEVHTQNQNSLTHILDYVSTKSPYYSSQLKNVQISKSIEQLSLKSIPFTTKDELRKVGMDICSLGMNEIGTYYETTGTTGIPTPCPRAPIDINTSGLFVHKAMADVYQETFGTTQALTAIMGPSELYAFGDTYAEICRDLGIPYVKLWPESPRVGIEKASELITNLKVKALICSPAIALSLARLYAGKGIDPRKSTVKQIFVLGELCTPEMLRNISEIWDAACTHGLYGSQEIHALATGCTEGNLHISETNYIIEIVPIEGLQKDVGELCITMLVPGAKPLIRFRTGDLASINEAASCKCGSCSRVLKISGRVDDIVTISGEKYLPAEIESRILNSLNKVEGYKFDITKLDSGEDSVVLSVTTQQTNIDVSVIEKKLTELFKAKVDLRIQDSLDAQTETGAYVSWKFARIRDWR from the coding sequence GTGTCTATCAATGATAAATGGTCGAGAAGAATTAATAACTTTTTAGATGGTACCGTAACTCTTGATGAGGTACATACTCAAAACCAAAATTCATTAACTCATATATTAGACTATGTTTCAACTAAATCACCATATTATTCTAGTCAATTAAAAAATGTACAAATATCAAAATCTATCGAACAATTAAGTTTAAAATCTATCCCCTTTACTACAAAAGATGAACTCAGGAAAGTGGGAATGGATATTTGCAGTCTCGGTATGAATGAGATAGGCACTTATTACGAAACTACAGGAACAACAGGTATCCCAACACCTTGTCCTAGAGCACCAATTGACATTAATACAAGTGGCTTGTTCGTGCATAAGGCAATGGCAGATGTTTATCAAGAAACATTTGGCACCACTCAAGCACTCACTGCAATTATGGGACCATCTGAATTATATGCATTTGGGGATACTTATGCTGAGATATGCCGAGATTTGGGAATTCCATATGTAAAACTGTGGCCAGAAAGTCCAAGGGTCGGAATTGAAAAGGCTTCGGAGCTGATTACAAACTTGAAAGTTAAAGCATTAATATGTTCACCTGCTATAGCCTTATCTCTAGCTCGATTGTATGCAGGAAAGGGAATTGATCCGAGAAAAAGTACAGTTAAACAAATTTTTGTTTTAGGTGAATTATGTACACCGGAAATGTTAAGAAATATATCTGAAATTTGGGATGCAGCTTGTACTCATGGATTATATGGCTCACAAGAAATACATGCTTTGGCAACAGGTTGTACAGAGGGGAACCTTCACATATCAGAAACAAATTATATTATTGAGATTGTTCCTATAGAAGGTCTTCAAAAAGATGTTGGTGAACTTTGCATAACTATGCTTGTACCAGGTGCCAAACCTTTAATTAGATTTAGAACTGGTGACCTTGCGTCTATAAATGAAGCTGCGTCATGTAAATGCGGAAGTTGTAGCAGAGTTCTAAAAATATCCGGTCGTGTAGACGACATAGTTACAATAAGTGGGGAAAAGTATCTTCCGGCGGAGATCGAATCACGAATATTGAATAGTTTAAACAAGGTAGAGGGATATAAATTTGATATTACGAAATTAGACTCTGGGGAAGACAGTGTAGTACTGTCTGTCACTACTCAGCAAACAAACATAGATGTCAGTGTTATTGAGAAAAAACTAACTGAGTTGTTTAAGGCAAAGGTAGATTTGAGAATACAGGATAGTTTAGATGCTCAAACGGAAACAGGGGCATACGTATCTTGGAAATTTGCTCGCATAAGGGATTGGAGATAA